A portion of the Phyllopteryx taeniolatus isolate TA_2022b chromosome 15, UOR_Ptae_1.2, whole genome shotgun sequence genome contains these proteins:
- the LOC133465158 gene encoding transmembrane protein 230-like isoform X2 — translation MQVSRSNMLDVGVFNKVKYSHLAGDDDGYIELQFKKSPPKVPYKAIALAIFLFLIGSLLITFGALFLSGTIDVEHPDRIIPVIIIGLLVFLPGFYHLRIAYYAAKGYRGYSYDDIPDFGD, via the exons ATGCAAGTGAGCAGAAGTAACATGCTAGATGTTGGGGTCTTCAACAAGGTCAAATACTCCCATCTCGCTGGAGATGATGACGGGTACATTGAATTACAG TTTAAGAAAAGTCCTCCAAAGGTCCCCTATAAGGCAATTGCTCTGGCAATTTTCCTCTTTTTGATTGGCTCCTTACTCATCACCTTTGGGGCCCTTTTTCTGTCAGGTACCATTGACGTGGAG CACCCAGATCGCATCATCCCTGTCATCATTATTGGGCTTCTTGTTTTCCTTCCTGGATTTTACCATTTGAGAATCGCCTATTACGCCGCCAAGGGATACCGAGGTTATTCCTATGATGACATCCCAGATTTCGGTGACTGA
- the LOC133465158 gene encoding uncharacterized protein LOC133465158 isoform X1 encodes MQVSRSNMLDVGVFNKVKYSHLAGDDDGYIELQFKKSPPKVPYKAIALAIFLFLIGSLLITFGALFLSGTIDVEEKPKSFCANTDCYFELFIMKPALNFLAIVPKAPRSHHPCHHYWASCFPSWILPFENRLLRRQGIPRLFL; translated from the exons ATGCAAGTGAGCAGAAGTAACATGCTAGATGTTGGGGTCTTCAACAAGGTCAAATACTCCCATCTCGCTGGAGATGATGACGGGTACATTGAATTACAG TTTAAGAAAAGTCCTCCAAAGGTCCCCTATAAGGCAATTGCTCTGGCAATTTTCCTCTTTTTGATTGGCTCCTTACTCATCACCTTTGGGGCCCTTTTTCTGTCAGGTACCATTGACGTGGAG GAGAAGCCTAAAAgcttttgtgctaacactgactgttattttgaactgttcataatgaAACCAgcattgaactttttggccatagttcccaaag CACCCAGATCGCATCATCCCTGTCATCATTATTGGGCTTCTTGTTTTCCTTCCTGGATTTTACCATTTGAGAATCGCCTATTACGCCGCCAAGGGATACCGAGGTTATTCCTATGA